A section of the Cryobacterium soli genome encodes:
- the ligA gene encoding NAD-dependent DNA ligase LigA, with protein MPDATGASPAAALAAAGQEAASLTTRILEARDAYYERDEVVISDAEYDGLIHRLEELERLFPELASQDSPTQTVGGRAETTLFDPVEHAERMLSLDNVFSLEEFEAWAAKVERDAGRRVHYLCELKIDGLAINLRYENGVLVSAATRGDGVVGEDVTENIRLVPGIPARLSGTGHPPLMEVRGEVFFPVESFRELNAAQSAAGERVFANPRNAASGSLRQKAESKNADQLALMKARLGRLRMLVHGIGAWQQPGADSQSGVYALLAGWGLPTSPHFTVVAEAGEASAFIEYFGEHRGSVEHEIDGIVIKVDELALHDELGATNRAPRWAIAYKYPPEQVNTKLLDIVVSVGRTGRATPFAVMEPVRVAGSVVRQATLHNQDVVKAKGVLIGDTVVLRKAGDVIPEVLGPVVELRDGTEREFVMPTECPVCGTPLRAAKEGDIDLRCPNARSCPAQVRGRVEHIGSRGALDIEVLGEVTAAALTQPTVPETPPLDTEAGLFELTIDDLLPISVVVRDAETGLPREDEDGTARQRTPFRRNPTAAEKKAGLEGPQPSSNAVKLIAEIELAKTKPLARILVALNIRHVGPVAARALATHFGSLDAIRAASREELAEVDGVGGIIADAVIDWFEVDWHREIVERWAAAGVQFATPGHPGPGAAAAAGGVLTGLTVVATGSLEGFTREGASEAIIAAGGKNASSVSKKTDFVAAGPGAGSKLAKAEALGVRIIDADEFRILLEQGPAGLPEPVAAVTEPEADAG; from the coding sequence ATGCCTGACGCCACCGGAGCGTCACCCGCGGCCGCGCTGGCTGCTGCCGGCCAGGAGGCGGCGAGCCTGACCACCCGCATCCTCGAGGCGCGCGACGCCTACTACGAGCGCGACGAGGTGGTCATCTCCGACGCCGAGTACGACGGCCTGATTCACCGCCTCGAAGAACTCGAACGGCTCTTCCCCGAACTCGCCAGCCAGGACAGCCCCACCCAGACCGTGGGAGGCCGCGCCGAGACCACCCTGTTCGACCCGGTGGAGCACGCCGAGCGGATGCTCAGCCTCGACAATGTGTTCTCCCTTGAGGAATTCGAGGCCTGGGCGGCCAAGGTGGAGCGCGACGCCGGACGCCGGGTGCACTACCTCTGCGAACTCAAGATCGACGGCCTGGCCATCAACCTCCGCTACGAGAATGGGGTGCTCGTCAGCGCCGCCACCCGCGGCGACGGGGTGGTCGGCGAGGACGTCACCGAGAACATCCGCCTCGTGCCGGGCATCCCGGCACGCCTGAGCGGCACCGGGCACCCACCGCTGATGGAGGTGCGCGGCGAGGTCTTCTTCCCCGTCGAGTCGTTCCGTGAGCTCAACGCCGCCCAGAGCGCCGCCGGCGAGCGTGTCTTCGCCAACCCCAGGAACGCCGCCAGCGGGTCGCTCCGCCAGAAGGCCGAGAGCAAGAACGCCGACCAGCTCGCCCTGATGAAGGCCCGCCTCGGCCGGCTGCGGATGCTCGTGCACGGCATCGGCGCCTGGCAGCAGCCCGGCGCGGACTCCCAATCCGGGGTCTATGCCCTGCTCGCCGGCTGGGGCCTGCCCACCAGCCCCCACTTCACGGTCGTCGCCGAGGCGGGCGAGGCATCCGCTTTCATCGAGTACTTCGGCGAACACCGTGGCAGCGTCGAGCACGAGATCGACGGCATTGTCATCAAGGTCGACGAGCTCGCGCTGCACGACGAACTCGGCGCCACCAACCGGGCTCCGCGCTGGGCGATCGCCTACAAGTACCCGCCGGAGCAGGTGAACACCAAACTGCTCGACATCGTCGTGAGCGTCGGCCGCACCGGCCGGGCCACCCCGTTCGCAGTGATGGAACCCGTGCGGGTCGCCGGGTCCGTGGTACGCCAGGCCACCCTGCACAACCAGGACGTCGTCAAGGCCAAGGGTGTCCTCATCGGTGACACCGTCGTGCTGCGGAAGGCCGGCGACGTGATCCCCGAGGTCCTCGGCCCGGTGGTGGAACTGCGTGACGGCACCGAACGCGAGTTCGTGATGCCCACAGAGTGCCCGGTCTGCGGCACCCCGCTCAGGGCTGCCAAGGAAGGCGACATCGACCTGCGCTGCCCCAACGCGCGCAGCTGTCCCGCCCAGGTGCGAGGCCGGGTCGAGCACATCGGGTCCCGCGGCGCTCTCGACATCGAGGTGCTCGGTGAGGTCACCGCGGCCGCGCTCACCCAGCCGACCGTGCCGGAGACCCCGCCGCTGGACACCGAGGCGGGCCTGTTCGAACTCACCATCGACGATCTGCTGCCCATCAGCGTGGTCGTGCGCGACGCCGAGACCGGTCTGCCCCGCGAAGACGAGGACGGCACGGCGCGCCAGCGCACCCCATTCCGCCGCAACCCCACGGCGGCCGAGAAGAAGGCCGGCCTTGAGGGTCCGCAGCCGTCGTCCAATGCCGTGAAGCTCATCGCCGAGATCGAGCTGGCCAAGACCAAACCGTTGGCTCGGATCCTGGTGGCGCTGAACATCCGGCACGTCGGACCGGTGGCCGCCCGGGCCCTTGCCACGCATTTCGGGTCGCTGGACGCCATCCGCGCCGCCAGCCGGGAGGAACTCGCCGAGGTCGACGGGGTGGGCGGAATCATCGCCGACGCCGTGATCGACTGGTTCGAGGTGGACTGGCACCGCGAGATCGTGGAACGGTGGGCCGCGGCGGGCGTGCAGTTCGCGACTCCCGGGCATCCGGGCCCAGGCGCGGCAGCCGCGGCCGGGGGAGTGCTCACCGGGCTGACCGTCGTCGCCACCGGGTCGCTCGAGGGCTTCACCCGCGAGGGCGCCTCAGAGGCGATCATCGCCGCCGGAGGCAAAAACGCGTCGAGCGTGTCGAAGAAGACCGACTTCGTGGCCGCGGGCCCAGGTGCCGGCTCCAAGCTGGCCAAGGCCGAGGCGCTCGGGGTGCGCATCATCGACGCCGACGAGTTCCGGATCCTGCTCGAACAGGGCCCGGCCGGACTGCCGGAACCGGTAGCTGCCGTGACCGAACCGGAGGCCGACGCCGGCTAG
- a CDS encoding winged helix-turn-helix domain-containing protein: MTPRDDRRTTLTSAASMRVLAHPTRLRLLGLLRERGAQTAAQLGDVIDEAPGTISYHLGKLASSGLIEPAEAQSTDQRERWWQATTPLTSWEPADLLGDPDTLAASSALQKSIAQAYAARFTEYIDTAATLPREWVAAGASGDRSLRLTAGEMATMRGELEEFVDRWLDTSAAHDPAADDGAEPVVLVYQAYRRP; the protein is encoded by the coding sequence ATGACACCCCGTGACGACCGGCGCACAACGCTCACCTCAGCCGCCTCGATGCGCGTGCTCGCGCATCCCACCAGGCTGCGGCTGCTGGGGTTGCTGCGGGAACGCGGCGCTCAGACCGCCGCCCAGCTCGGCGACGTGATCGACGAGGCGCCAGGCACCATCAGCTACCACCTGGGCAAACTCGCCTCGAGCGGCCTGATCGAGCCCGCCGAGGCGCAGAGCACAGACCAGCGCGAACGCTGGTGGCAGGCGACGACGCCGCTGACGAGCTGGGAGCCGGCGGACCTCCTGGGCGACCCCGACACCCTCGCCGCGTCGTCCGCGCTGCAGAAGTCGATCGCGCAGGCCTATGCGGCCCGCTTCACCGAGTACATCGACACGGCGGCCACCCTGCCCAGGGAGTGGGTGGCAGCCGGCGCAAGCGGCGACCGCAGCCTGCGGCTCACCGCCGGCGAAATGGCGACCATGCGCGGCGAACTCGAGGAGTTCGTGGACCGATGGCTGGACACGAGCGCCGCCCACGACCCGGCGGCCGACGATGGCGCCGAGCCCGTGGTGCTGGTGTATCAGGCCTACCGGCGCCCCTGA
- a CDS encoding MFS transporter, producing the protein MTFTGAPARGRGARRSLVALLAAHAISQTGNVVTAFAVPFYVLGRGGSGVEVGLAAFFATAPVVAGGVLGGVVVDRVGHRRAAIAADLASGVTVLAIPVLALTVGLPFWALLALVFAAGLLDTPGQTARRVMLPGLSMRAGARLEQSVGLLDGSERFAKLIGASVAGLLVAVLGPVAALFVNAATFLVSAVLTWVGVAPLRDVPLPGSDAAGSDAAGSGPGGVPRRTSYWADLAEGFRFVVADPLMRLIVGLVLATNLLDAARGSTLLPLYANDRLGGAAALGLLVAVMGGCALIGNIAFGFVAHRVPRRVTFALCFALAGGPSSAAFAFGAPLPVLVALTALSGLAAGAVNPILGTVELERIPEQLRGRVFGLINAGAWAGVPFGALLGGIAGDTIGLPPAFGVVAVLYTLITLSPLAGGTWRQMERAAAPVDRAPAALC; encoded by the coding sequence GTGACCTTCACAGGCGCCCCGGCCCGAGGCCGTGGCGCGAGGCGCTCGCTTGTCGCGCTGCTGGCCGCGCACGCGATCTCCCAGACCGGCAACGTGGTCACCGCGTTCGCCGTGCCGTTCTATGTGCTGGGCCGGGGCGGATCGGGCGTGGAGGTGGGCCTTGCTGCCTTCTTCGCCACCGCCCCTGTCGTCGCCGGCGGGGTCCTCGGCGGGGTCGTCGTCGACAGGGTCGGTCACCGCAGGGCCGCGATCGCCGCGGACCTGGCCAGCGGCGTCACCGTGTTGGCCATCCCGGTGCTGGCCCTCACCGTCGGGCTGCCGTTCTGGGCGCTGCTGGCCCTCGTGTTCGCCGCCGGGCTGCTCGACACCCCTGGACAGACCGCCAGGCGGGTGATGCTGCCGGGCCTGTCGATGCGGGCGGGCGCACGGTTGGAGCAGAGCGTGGGGCTGCTGGACGGGTCTGAGCGATTCGCGAAGCTCATCGGGGCGTCCGTCGCCGGGCTCCTCGTGGCGGTGCTGGGCCCGGTCGCCGCCCTCTTCGTGAACGCCGCGACCTTCCTGGTCTCGGCCGTACTGACCTGGGTGGGTGTGGCCCCGCTCCGGGACGTGCCCCTGCCCGGTTCCGACGCTGCCGGGTCCGACGCTGCCGGCTCCGGCCCGGGCGGCGTCCCGCGGCGCACGTCGTACTGGGCTGACCTGGCCGAGGGCTTCCGGTTCGTGGTCGCCGACCCGCTCATGCGGCTGATCGTGGGCTTGGTGTTGGCCACCAACCTTCTGGACGCGGCTCGCGGGTCGACCCTACTGCCCCTGTACGCGAACGACCGGCTCGGCGGCGCGGCCGCGTTGGGGCTGCTGGTGGCTGTGATGGGCGGATGCGCGCTGATCGGCAACATAGCCTTCGGCTTCGTCGCGCACCGGGTGCCCCGCCGGGTGACCTTCGCACTCTGCTTCGCGCTGGCCGGCGGCCCCTCGAGCGCCGCATTCGCGTTCGGGGCGCCGCTGCCGGTACTGGTCGCGCTGACGGCCCTCTCCGGGCTGGCCGCCGGTGCCGTCAACCCGATCCTCGGAACCGTCGAGCTCGAGCGGATTCCGGAGCAGCTCCGCGGCCGGGTCTTCGGGCTGATCAACGCCGGCGCCTGGGCCGGTGTGCCGTTCGGCGCCCTGCTCGGCGGTATCGCGGGGGACACGATCGGCCTGCCGCCGGCCTTCGGCGTCGTCGCGGTGCTCTACACGCTGATCACCCTGAGCCCGCTCGCCGGCGGAACCTGGCGGCAGATGGAACGAGCGGCCGCGCCCGTCGACCGGGCGCCGGCGGCGCTGTGCTGA